A window from Carassius auratus strain Wakin chromosome 48, ASM336829v1, whole genome shotgun sequence encodes these proteins:
- the LOC113065832 gene encoding complement receptor type 1-like, with the protein MALVWRNVTLLFLVFAHFLVSCLSTQCGEPTKYPDKQLHQRYLQKFKFNNGEKVVYMCSPGYTPSEGSRTSQCQQGHWTHLNLKCQKKKCNALGEIENGQYIQTGRSFGDKAIATCNKGYALRGENVRMCTQNGWSGTDPICEVSRIMCLTPDVANRLIKPGERTQYRPQDTVTIVCSEGFVLTGSPQVTCGPDGQWQGLPECRSKGKCGPAPSVPHAFPRERSLKLREYPSGSRVHYKCSTGYVRARGSSTIHCFKGQWRNLHLRCERKKCGSAGELSYGLYEYTGVSFGDSATAICNEGYELTGPKVRICRDGGWDGRSPVCEPVHCPPPPEVRDAEMFDPIYDHVPFGHVVSYHCRSGTLIGAREIYCTKKGSWSAPPPECKVIVCPNPHVPHGSRMRGFRAVYKYGNTVKIACNPGLRLLGESFVTCGADGEWKPRLPECVYMK; encoded by the exons ATGGCGCTCGTTTGGAGGAATGTAACGTTACTCTTTCTTGTGTTTGCGCACTTCTTAG TGTCTTGTTTGTCTACTCAATGTGGCGAACCAACAAAGTATCCTGACAAGCAGCTGCACCAAAGATATCTCCAAAAATTCAAGTTCAATAATGGAGAAAAAGTGGTTTATATGTGTTCCCCGGGCTACACACCATCAGAAGGAAGTCGAACATCACAGTGTCAGCAAGGACACTGGACACACTTGAACCTGAAATGCCAAA AGAAAAAGTGCAATGCACTGGGTGAGATAGAGAACGGACAGTACATTCAAACAGGACGATCATTCGGTGATAAAGCCATTGCTACGTGTAATAAAGG ATATGCATTAAGAGGGGAAAATGTTCGTATGTGTACGCAAAACGGTTGGAGTGGGACGGACCCCATCTGTGAGG TGTCGAGGATCATGTGTTTAACACCTGATGTGGCAAACAGATTGATAAAACCTGGAGAAAGGACACAGTACAGACCCCAAGACACTGTAACCATCGTCTGCAGCGAGGGGTTTGTACTGACTGGCTCGCCACAGGTCACATGTGGACCAGACGGCCAATGGCAGGGCTTGCCTGAGTGCCGCTCGAAAG GTAAATGTGGTCCAGCTCCGTCAGTCCCTCATGCTTTCCCCAGAGAGAGATCCCTCAAACTGAGAGAGTATCCATCTGGGTCTCGCGTTCACTACAAATGCAGTACAGGATACGTGCGAGCCAGAGGAAGCTCCACTATACACTGCTTTAAAGGCCAGTGGAGAAACCTGCATCTCCGATGTGAAA GAAAGAAATGCGGATCTGCCGGAGAGCTCTCCTATGGCCTATACGAGTACACCGGCGTGTCATTTGGAGATTCAGCTACAGCCATCTGTAACGAAGG GTATGAGCTGACCGGCCCAAAAGTGCGGATCTGCCGGGATGGAGGCTGGGATGGAAGGAGCCCTGTGTGTGAAC CTGTGCACTGTCCTCCACCTCCAGAGGTCAGGGATGCTGAGATGTTTGACCCCATATATGACCATGTTCCCTTCGGTCACGTGGTGTCCTATCACTGCCGTTCTGGAACTCTGATTGGTGCAAGAGAGATTTACTGCACCAAGAAGGGCTCCTGGAGCGCTCCTCCTCCTGAGTGCAAAG TCATTGTCTGTCCTAACCCCCATGTGCCGCATGGATCAAGAATGAGGGGTTTCAGGGCGGTCTATAAATATGGAAACACCGTGAAAATCGCCTGCAACCCTGGTTTAAGACTTTTAGGAGAGAGTTTTGTCACCTGTGGCGCAGACGGGGAATGGAAACCAAGACTTCCAGAATGTGTGTACATGAAGTAA